A region of the Haematobia irritans isolate KBUSLIRL chromosome 5, ASM5000362v1, whole genome shotgun sequence genome:
gagaaaagaacatggttgcgataaacatgctccatgttttccgtgaaaaagtaacattttgctcttggaacatggttggggtgatcatattccttctctgcgtgtgaagTGGGTACGGAATGTTGCACAGTTTACACAACAGTGATGGAATACTTAGACTAGTTCTTTTTTAACCTAATATAGAGCCATTTCAACAATGCTATCTTTCATCCTTGTTGTGTATACAGTGAAAAGAAAAAACGAGAGTTGCACTACATACGAAATTATCCCTGAAATGTCGTGGGTTTTTAGGGGTTTCATCCTTTTGGGTGAACTCCCTTCAATTTCTCCTTTAAGGTATCCAGATAAATAATCTTCTCTTAAGTTTTGTTATATCCACTTCTGAAAAGTCTTAAATATCGAAACCTCAAAATTCATTCTAATATACATGAATTCCCCTCAAACCTATCTCTATAGCATTTTATGCctcaattttctttgaaatacctTTTGACAATGTACATGTCAAGATCTAGAATGATGCTTGGGTTTACTTACTCCTCctggtttaattttttctcaaaaaaaagcaTATGAAGAAATGGTTAACTTTTTTAGGACAATTGAAAATGTCACtaaaatctaattttacaataaaaacaatCCATGTGGTTTGTGTCTAAGTCAATTTTTACTTTACAGCTCCATAGGTTTGTCTGGGGCTAGCtccctttttgattttttcacataaaatcATCTAAAATAAATCCATTTCTATTGCTTAACACAGTCTAATTTTATTGGTTGGCAAAAAGACGGGTATTACAAAACGTTTGGACATAGCCCCCCATCAAATACTTGAGGAGTGTGCTTAAAACCATAAGAACTGATGACATGTCCATATGGACatgtaaaatattatatgtGTTATAATATATTGTCATTTTAAATAGATGATCGCTGGGTCGAGAGTTGGTAGAATACCGAGAAAAGTATTATCCCTGTTTCCTAAGgagaaaatcaacaaaaaaaagacGAAGGAAAAAACACCAGAAGATCCCCAGTAATATAAGTAAAGGAGttatattttcattactttcaCCACTGACCTTTGGGCTAAGAAAATATACACAGAACCAAGAACACACGTATCCATCTACAGCCATACATCCGCAAGGAAACCTCTTTATCATAGTGCACATtgaacgcacacacacacacgttcgTAACCACAGAAAACTTCCTGCATAAAAATTCGGCCTTATCCAATATGTAAGAGGGGCAAAGAGAAGATTGGATAAATTCGCCTTATTCgatatttctttgaaaacagCGAGACTTTGGATAATCCAATATTACagaaaagtttatatttttcaattgctCCAAATTCAACCTACGAAGAAATTCGCAATGTCTTTTGCTattcaaacttttctttatgAACAGTTAGAAATAGCAAAGACTCGATAAAAATAGATGGGAATCCAATTAGCGTAGGAAAGGCAGAGGAGTTAAGAAATAACTTGATGCTCACCGTTGCAGTTGTCTAAAGTAAGTGtccatttatttctttttatgctTACGTCGAACATCAATCCATCGTATTAAAGCTCTCTCTCTTTTTGTTTTCCGCCAAATCTTGACGTGTATCGATTTTTCAGAATAAGCACTATTTAGGCACGATTAGTCATAGATGGATGTtcgataacaaaaaacttaaagactagaattcaattcaattacaaattcaaATACGATTTCGGTATAATTCAAATtgatatgaacaaaaaaaatgtaaatttaaacaTACTGGGGGCCCTTTGCATGTATGCAAATATTAAAGAATTATATAAGGAGATTTGCTAAAGATTTGATAGCTGCGGAGATAATTTGTTGTCTATCCGATGGTATCAGTTGATGTTCATTCGAATTTGATGTTACTCGCCGATGTAACACATTTGGTTGGCGTCGTTGAAGTTTTGAGGTTCCGTTACCATTTTGTGAACGTTTGGGTGCCTTAGGACGTCGTCTACTAGATGTTGGCTCTATACGAGGGTGTAGTGCATGGTGAAGAAGTGTATGATGATAATGTCCACAATTTTGACATGTTACTTGGGAGGTGCAATTTCTTAAGCCATGGCTCCTTGCCAGACAGTTAACGCAATAGTGATATTTATAGACAGCATGCTTCCGGTCAGAGGCGTTCATGTGCAAGAACCTTTTGCAGAATCGGAGAGAATGGTATTTCAAACAAACTTTGCACTGATGGATTCTTGGATCTCGTCGAGCTCTTTTGAAAATAAACAAGAAGGATGTTGAATACTTTAATTTAATgcgaataaaaaagaaaaaatgaaaatgaataacTCAATTGGATATTAAGCATTATCGTAGGGTAATAAGCAAAGCTTAACAATCGGTCGTGTGATAATACCGGTTGAAGTACGTATATCGGCAATGCGAACCTTGGTATCACTTCCTGTGTACACCTTATCAATTCTTCCTAGCTTCCACTCACTAGGTGGAAGAAGGTCATCAATGACTACCACTAGATTATCTTTCTGAATATTTGGGGTGGGAGATTTCCATTTATATCTCTTTTGCAGATTTCGTAAATAGTCCTCCTTCCATCGGGCAGCAAATTGGTGGTGAAGAGCCTTAAGCTTTTCCCACCGATTTATTACCGTTAAATTACTGTTGTGAAGTTCAGGTAGGGCCATAACTGGACCCCCTCGGAGGAAATGTCCAGGGGTTAAAGCAGTAATATCATGGGGGTCCTCAGATAGAGCAGAAATGGGTCTAGAGTTAAGGACACCCTCAATACGAGCTAGAACGGTGGAAAATTCTTCGAATGTACAGCGATGGGAGCCCATGATACGACGGAAATGAAacttaaaactttttacagcTGCCTCCCACAAACCTCCCATATGGGGGGCATGAGGAGGTATGAATGACCAATctagaccatgtactaaatatCTTTGTGAGATATCGAAGGAGGTTTTGTTGACAAACTGTTTGAAATCCTTGATTAGGCTTTTGCTTGCTCCTAAGAAATTCTTCCCATTATCAGATACGACTTTTTTGGGTAAACCACGTCTTCCGACAAACCGAGAAAATGCAGCAAGAAATGCTGTGGAAGTAAGCTCTGAGCAAGGCTCCAAATGTATAGCCTTTGTggcaaaacatataaaaacacTGACATATCCCTTTATGATTGGAGCATTACGAAGACTGGAACTTTTAAGCTCAAAGGGACCAGCGAAATCAACACCGGTTACTTCAAATGGTAACGTGAGTGTGGTACGGTCAACAGGTAATGGTGCCATGATTTGATTGCATGGTCTTTTTTTGTGAATGGTACACGTTTTACAAAAGTGAATAATTCTTTTCACGGTGTATTTTAGCCGACTGATATGAAATTCAGTATTTATAATGCGGCACATAAGCGAACATTCTCCATGTAAAAGAAGGTTGTGAATAAACTCTAGATAAAGCTTTGTAAAATGAGCCTGATAGGGCAGAATAATTGGGAATTTTTCATTGTATGGAAGGTCGGAATTAGCAAGACGTCCATGGACTCTCAAAAGACCATGTTCATCTATAAATGGGTTAAGAGAAGCGAGGGGACTTTTCTTAGGTAAAAGTTTCGAATTTGATAAGTACCGATATTCATCAGAATAAAATCTTTGTTGAGAAAGAAGTATAAATCTTCTTCTTACAAAATTAATCTCGTCATGGGAAATAGACGTGTGTGATCGATTGAGTCTTTGCTCTTTGGAGCAGTTATGGTAGAAGCGAAAGACATAACAAAAAACTCGTAAAGCTTTCGAatacgtagaaaatttttcgaaagggTATGGTTCAGTTAAAACAGCGGGAAAACTCTCCACCTTTCTTCTCTCGGATTCTGGAGGATATGGAATTATATGTGGAGGCCAGCAGGACGATTCCTGCCGCAACCAAGTTGGACCATGCCACCATAGAGTATTATCGATTAATTCATTCACGCGACAAcctcttgttcccaaatctccgGGGTTTTCGCCTGTAGGAACGTGTCTCCAATAAGCATTTGGAACATTGTATCGAATTTGGGAAACTCTGTTGGCTATGTAGGTTTTCCACATGTATGGTGGTTTACTAAGCCAACCAAGCACAATTAGAGAATCACACCACAAGAAGATATCGGAATTGTTGAAGGGCATAAAAGACagaatttgttttattaatttcGATAGCAACAAGGCCCCACAGAGTTCAAGGCGAGGTAAACTAATTGTTTCGAGGGGTGCTACTTTCGTTTTCGAAaccaataaattcgaaaaaattccaTCGGAACTGCTAACCCTAATATAAACAGCAGCACAGTATGCATGTAAAGACGCGTCACTAAAACCGTGAATTTCAATACAATTAGAGGGGCTGTAATGTATCCatcttggaatttttatttgatgTATGAGTGGTAGTTGTGAAGCTATCGATTTCCAACGAATTTGAGAAGACGATCCAACTGGTTGATCCCATTCAAGTCCCTCTAACCAAAGGCTTTGCATTAGAATTTTAGCCCGAATTATGATTGGGGACAACCATCCAGCTGGGTCATATAATTTGGCAACAGCTGATAGGATTTGACGTTTCGTAACCGCGGCGGAAGctatttcattattgaaggcgtaCGAGAAGCAATCAGTAAGAGCATTCCACTGAATGCCAAGGGTTTTCGTAGAACTAGCCTcatcaaatttaaggaaatcaGAGTCGTATAGATCTTCGGGGGGAAGATCTTGTAATAGATAGGGATCATTGGCTGTGATTTTTTTGAGTGGAAATCCCCCTGAATTCAAAACCGAAATTAATTGAGATTGAGCTAATTTTGTCTCGTCAAGAGAATGGCCTCCCGCCAGTATATCGTCTACATATGTCTCATTGCGAATAATGGATGCAGCTGAAGGAAACTGTTTCTCCGAGTCTTGTGCCAATTGTAGCAAAGTTCTAATGGCTAGAAACGGTGCACAATTGAGGCCAaaggtaacagtttttaattcgaaatttttaatatctgTTTCAGTGTGAGATCTGAATAGGATCCTCTGAAAACATCTATCTTCCgggtgaattaaaatttggcggTACATTTTTTGCACATCTCCGCTGAAAACGTATCGATAAATTCTCCAGTGTAAAAGTATTGACATCAAATCGGCTTGCAAAGTTGGTCCTGAATAAAGCACATCATTAAGTGAAAGACCGGTGTTAGTTCTGACAGAGCCATTGAAAACTACTCGAACTTTGGTAGTCTTGCTATCGGGACGTACCACAGCATGGTGTGGCAAATAGAACGAACAATATTTCCCGTTTTGTCGCTCTTCGGCTGAATGTGTTTCCTGCATGTGGTTTAAAGTGATATACTCAGACAGCACTTTTCGATATTCATTA
Encoded here:
- the LOC142239236 gene encoding uncharacterized protein LOC142239236 is translated as MRYVTSQVKRSKQDTRARRDPRIHQCKVCLKYHSLRFCKRFLHMNASDRKHAVYKYHYCVNCLARSHGLRNCTSQVTCQNCGHYHHTLLHHALHPRIEPTSSRRRPKAPKRSQNGNGTSKLQRRQPNVLHRRVTSNSNEHQLIPSDRQQIISAAIKSLANLLI